A part of Chloroflexota bacterium genomic DNA contains:
- a CDS encoding helix-turn-helix transcriptional regulator, giving the protein MQKSQDKDFLPLSEATFFIMLALLTPQHGYGVMQMVEEVSQSSVVIGPGTLYGAFSNLEKEKLIEMVREEGRRKVYQLTPKGREVLLAQRDRLEMMIALYDKNIDPEKE; this is encoded by the coding sequence ATGCAAAAATCGCAAGACAAGGATTTCCTGCCCCTCTCTGAGGCGACCTTTTTCATAATGCTGGCGCTGTTAACCCCACAGCATGGTTATGGCGTCATGCAAATGGTGGAAGAAGTCAGCCAGAGTTCGGTTGTCATCGGGCCAGGAACTCTGTATGGGGCTTTCTCGAACCTGGAAAAGGAAAAATTGATTGAAATGGTGCGGGAAGAGGGGCGTCGCAAGGTTTATCAGCTGACGCCAAAGGGCCGGGAGGTCTTGTTGGCGCAACGGGATCGACTTGAAATGATGATTGCGCTTTATGATAAAAACATTGATCCGGAAAAGGAATAA
- a CDS encoding redoxin domain-containing protein, translated as MSSGRINIGDHARDFTLEDTQGRFTRLSDYEGQQIVYLIFNRGFT; from the coding sequence ATGAGCAGTGGCAGAATAAATATTGGTGATCACGCTCGAGATTTTACCCTCGAAGATACCCAAGGGCGCTTCACCCGCCTCTCAGATTACGAAGGCCAGCAAATCGTCTACCTGATCTTCAACCGCGGTTTTACCTGA
- a CDS encoding D-2-hydroxyacid dehydrogenase, with amino-acid sequence MKKEIQVLTTFDLTKEQQERLTKASDRVKLTVIPASEPNAVPDERWAETEVLYTWDVLPEPDKAPNLKWVQLGMAGVDPFLDSPLVQREDTVLTSMSGAIVSQIAEYVLMALLAFGHHLPKMVRNQREHIWPDQKERSEGFLPLELRHSTVGILGYGSIGRQVARLLQPFGAEILAAKRDVMHPEDLSYMPEGMGDPQGEFFTRLYPMEAMNSMLSSCDYVVVALPLTGKTHHILGSLAFEAMKETAYLVNVGRGALIDEAALTEALKDGKITGAMLDVFEEEPLPEDSPLWDMENVLISPHVSGFSSHLQDETFELFVENLNRYLTGLSLYNQVDLKKGY; translated from the coding sequence ATGAAAAAAGAAATCCAAGTTTTAACCACTTTTGATCTGACCAAAGAACAGCAGGAGCGGCTCACTAAGGCATCCGATCGGGTGAAGCTGACCGTGATCCCTGCCAGCGAACCGAATGCCGTCCCTGATGAACGCTGGGCCGAGACGGAAGTGCTTTATACCTGGGATGTGTTGCCTGAGCCCGACAAGGCCCCGAACCTCAAATGGGTGCAGCTGGGTATGGCCGGAGTGGACCCATTTCTGGATTCGCCCCTGGTGCAGCGGGAGGATACGGTTTTGACCTCCATGAGCGGGGCCATCGTCAGCCAGATTGCTGAATATGTGTTGATGGCGCTGTTGGCCTTTGGGCATCACCTGCCCAAGATGGTGCGCAACCAGCGAGAGCATATCTGGCCGGATCAAAAGGAACGGTCGGAAGGCTTTTTGCCTTTGGAACTGCGGCACAGCACGGTTGGGATTTTGGGCTATGGCAGCATTGGCCGCCAGGTGGCGCGTTTGCTCCAGCCCTTTGGCGCGGAAATTTTGGCTGCCAAACGTGATGTGATGCACCCGGAGGACCTGAGCTATATGCCCGAGGGGATGGGTGACCCGCAAGGTGAGTTCTTTACCCGGCTCTACCCGATGGAAGCCATGAACAGTATGCTCTCGAGCTGTGATTATGTGGTGGTGGCGCTGCCCCTGACCGGCAAAACCCATCATATCCTTGGCTCGTTAGCCTTTGAGGCGATGAAAGAGACGGCGTATCTGGTGAACGTGGGCCGGGGTGCGCTGATTGATGAGGCAGCACTGACCGAAGCGTTGAAAGATGGCAAAATTACCGGCGCTATGTTAGATGTCTTTGAGGAAGAACCCCTGCCCGAAGATAGCCCATTGTGGGATATGGAAAATGTGCTCATCAGTCCGCATGTTTCCGGGTTTAGTAGTCATTTGCAGGATGAGACCTTTGAGCTCTTCGTGGAGAACCTTAACCGCTATTTGACGGGATTATCGCTGTATAACCAGGTGGATTTGAAGAAGGGCTATTGA
- a CDS encoding CoA-transferase subunit beta, with protein sequence MVVNAARLLRDYDVVFVGVGIPNLACNLARRTHAPNLQMIYEAGVIGAQPSRLPLSIGDPSLVTGSTSVCSMYDVFTLYLQRGNVDVGFLGGAQIDQYCNINATVIGDYQNPKVRLPGSGGSMEIAGWANRCYIITPHQKRRFPAQVDFHTSIGFLDGGDARKKTGVRGGGPEAVVTNLGVMRPDENGELVLTAMHPGVTYEQVAENTGWPLKMAEDCAVTEPPNAEELRILREDLDPQRIYI encoded by the coding sequence ATGGTGGTGAATGCAGCCCGGCTCCTGCGGGACTATGATGTGGTCTTTGTGGGCGTGGGCATCCCGAACCTGGCCTGCAACCTGGCCCGGCGGACGCACGCCCCCAATTTGCAGATGATCTATGAGGCCGGGGTGATCGGCGCACAGCCTTCACGGCTGCCGCTTTCGATCGGTGACCCCTCACTGGTGACCGGTTCGACCTCGGTTTGCAGTATGTATGATGTCTTCACGCTCTACCTCCAGCGGGGGAATGTGGATGTGGGGTTCCTGGGCGGTGCACAGATTGACCAGTATTGCAATATCAACGCGACCGTGATTGGTGATTATCAAAATCCTAAGGTGCGCTTGCCCGGTTCCGGCGGCTCGATGGAGATTGCAGGCTGGGCCAACCGATGCTACATTATCACACCGCACCAGAAGCGACGCTTCCCCGCGCAGGTGGATTTTCATACCTCCATTGGATTCCTCGACGGCGGCGATGCTCGCAAGAAGACGGGCGTGCGCGGCGGAGGACCGGAAGCAGTGGTGACCAACCTGGGCGTGATGCGGCCTGACGAGAACGGTGAACTGGTGCTGACGGCTATGCACCCAGGTGTGACTTATGAGCAGGTGGCGGAGAATACCGGCTGGCCGCTGAAGATGGCTGAGGATTGCGCCGTGACGGAACCGCCCAACGCAGAAGAGTTGCGAATCCTGCGCGAGGACCTTGATCCCCAGCGAATCTACATCTAG
- a CDS encoding histidine phosphatase family protein codes for MATFLLIRHGDNDLLGSKLAGRLPDVHLNAKGQAQACAVAEGLAELQIAAIYASPLERAQETAEPLAQRQGLTIQVMAELVEIDFGEWQGQEFTKLKKNPLWETVQTSPATFRFPGGESFAEAQARVVAGLTALSEQYGEKDLIACNSHSDIIRLTVAHFLMLPLDRFQRIRIRPASVTVLNLNDDVGYFGPINFSFDFKSSLPF; via the coding sequence ATGGCAACGTTCTTATTGATTAGGCATGGCGACAACGATCTTCTGGGCAGCAAGCTGGCCGGCAGGCTCCCGGACGTGCATTTGAACGCCAAAGGGCAGGCCCAGGCCTGTGCCGTAGCGGAAGGCCTGGCGGAATTGCAGATTGCTGCGATCTATGCCAGCCCTCTGGAACGCGCCCAGGAGACGGCTGAACCCCTCGCCCAGAGGCAGGGACTGACCATTCAGGTAATGGCTGAACTGGTGGAGATTGATTTTGGGGAGTGGCAAGGGCAGGAATTTACCAAACTCAAGAAAAACCCTCTATGGGAGACCGTCCAGACCAGCCCAGCGACTTTCCGCTTCCCGGGCGGAGAGAGCTTTGCCGAGGCCCAGGCCAGGGTTGTTGCAGGGCTGACTGCGCTCAGTGAGCAATATGGCGAAAAAGACTTGATCGCTTGCAACTCCCATAGTGACATTATCCGCCTGACCGTGGCCCATTTTCTAATGCTGCCGCTGGACCGATTCCAACGGATCAGGATTCGACCGGCATCGGTGACAGTGCTGAACCTGAACGATGACGTGGGTTACTTTGGCCCCATCAATTTCTCCTTTGATTTCAAGTCGTCTCTTCCATTCTGA
- a CDS encoding CoA transferase subunit A has translation MTTKLTSLNDAIKQYVHDGDLVYASGFTHLIPFAAGHEIIRQGLKDLVLARATPDLLYDQMVAAGCARKLIFSYMGNPGVGSLRRVREALEAGELEWEEYSHFSMISRLQAGASGLPFMPMKQTGATDLESQNPNFKRVADPYTGEEVVVVPPLIPDVAIVHVQRADENGNAHVWGILGEQRLAAFAAKKVILTVEEMVDESVIRSDPNRTLIPGLVVDVVCHVPFCAHPSYTQGYHDRDNDFYLAWDEISKTDEGVKAYMDEWVYGVPDRAAYWEKLGPEVHQRLHAGQRLSEPVNYGDY, from the coding sequence ATGACCACGAAATTAACTTCTCTGAACGATGCTATCAAACAATATGTTCATGATGGGGACCTGGTCTATGCTTCCGGGTTCACCCATCTGATCCCTTTTGCCGCCGGACATGAGATCATCCGGCAGGGCCTCAAGGATCTGGTGTTGGCCCGGGCCACACCAGACCTGCTCTATGACCAGATGGTCGCCGCAGGCTGCGCCCGAAAGTTGATCTTTTCTTATATGGGCAATCCCGGCGTTGGCTCACTGCGACGGGTACGTGAGGCGCTGGAGGCCGGTGAACTGGAATGGGAGGAATATTCCCATTTCAGCATGATCAGCCGTCTGCAGGCGGGTGCCAGCGGGCTGCCTTTCATGCCGATGAAACAGACTGGCGCGACAGACCTGGAATCGCAGAATCCCAATTTTAAACGCGTGGCTGACCCCTATACCGGCGAGGAAGTGGTGGTAGTGCCGCCATTGATCCCGGATGTGGCCATTGTGCATGTGCAGCGGGCCGACGAGAATGGGAATGCCCATGTGTGGGGCATCCTCGGTGAGCAGCGCCTGGCAGCTTTTGCCGCTAAGAAGGTGATCCTGACGGTTGAGGAGATGGTGGATGAGTCCGTGATCCGTTCAGACCCCAATCGCACGCTGATCCCTGGCCTGGTGGTCGATGTGGTCTGCCATGTGCCTTTCTGTGCCCATCCCTCTTATACCCAGGGTTACCATGACCGGGATAACGATTTCTATCTGGCCTGGGATGAGATCAGCAAGACCGATGAGGGCGTGAAAGCCTATATGGATGAGTGGGTCTATGGCGTTCCGGATCGAGCGGCCTATTGGGAAAAGCTGGGCCCTGAGGTTCACCAACGTTTACACGCTGGTCAGCGGCTTTCCGAACCGGTCAACTATGGCGATTATTGA
- a CDS encoding aldehyde dehydrogenase family protein: MAQESSFKLTYATMFNPPEELHTHFAEAMDALKGKLGQEYPMFINGEERFTEEKYQEVSPINTDLHLATFQKGGVKDAEDAIAAARAAFPKWSRMNWDERVYLLRKAADIIDQRLFEIGAVVTLEVGKNRMEALGDVAETAELIRYACTQMEASQGYHAQMGIDPLQGYISTNKSVLKPYGVWVVISPFNFPAALTGGPSGAALTAGNTLVIKPASVTTWTTALLVDCFRQAGIPDGVVNFVSGPGSTVGKALVESKDVDGITFTGSFDVGMGIYRSFGNGDYIRPTILELGGKNPAIVSKNANLEDAAVGIVRSAFGLQGQKCSACSRVFVEEAVYDKLVERVVELTKKLKIGDPVERDTYMGPVVTKGSYQDFQEFCKDLKVSGKVLTGGDVLTEGDFGKGYFCEPTVAVDVPITHRLWQQEMFVPITMIHPVKDLQEAMDLANSVKYGLTAGFYGTEEEVGWFFDNIEAGVVYANRPQGATTGAWPGFQPFGGWKGSGASGKNAGGLYYLPLYMHEQSRTFIKRA, translated from the coding sequence ATGGCACAAGAATCGTCGTTTAAGCTCACTTACGCGACCATGTTCAACCCGCCCGAAGAATTACACACCCACTTTGCCGAGGCGATGGATGCGCTGAAGGGAAAACTGGGGCAGGAATATCCGATGTTCATCAACGGTGAGGAACGCTTCACCGAAGAGAAATATCAGGAGGTCTCACCGATCAATACCGACCTGCACCTGGCAACCTTCCAAAAAGGCGGCGTCAAAGACGCTGAAGATGCCATCGCGGCGGCCCGCGCGGCTTTCCCCAAGTGGAGCCGCATGAACTGGGACGAGCGTGTTTACCTGCTGCGCAAAGCAGCGGATATCATTGACCAGCGCCTGTTCGAAATCGGCGCCGTGGTCACGCTGGAAGTCGGTAAAAACCGGATGGAAGCCCTCGGCGATGTGGCCGAGACCGCTGAACTGATCCGCTATGCCTGCACCCAGATGGAAGCCAGCCAGGGTTATCATGCCCAGATGGGCATTGACCCGCTGCAAGGCTATATTTCCACCAACAAATCCGTGCTCAAACCCTACGGCGTTTGGGTCGTAATCAGCCCCTTCAATTTCCCCGCTGCCCTGACGGGCGGCCCCTCGGGCGCAGCCCTGACCGCCGGCAACACGCTGGTGATCAAGCCTGCCTCCGTCACCACCTGGACCACAGCGCTGCTGGTGGATTGCTTCCGCCAGGCTGGGATCCCCGATGGCGTGGTGAACTTTGTTTCCGGTCCCGGTTCCACCGTTGGTAAAGCCCTGGTGGAAAGCAAGGACGTGGACGGCATCACCTTCACCGGCTCCTTCGATGTTGGCATGGGCATTTACCGCTCCTTCGGCAATGGCGATTACATCCGCCCCACGATCCTCGAACTGGGCGGTAAGAACCCCGCCATTGTCTCCAAGAACGCTAACCTCGAAGATGCGGCTGTCGGCATCGTCCGCTCCGCTTTCGGCTTGCAGGGGCAGAAATGCTCCGCTTGTTCCCGGGTCTTCGTTGAAGAAGCAGTCTATGACAAGCTGGTGGAACGGGTGGTCGAGCTGACCAAGAAACTCAAGATCGGTGATCCGGTCGAACGTGATACCTATATGGGTCCCGTGGTGACCAAGGGCTCCTATCAGGACTTCCAGGAATTCTGCAAGGACCTCAAGGTCTCCGGCAAAGTGCTGACCGGCGGCGATGTGCTCACCGAAGGTGACTTCGGCAAGGGTTACTTCTGTGAACCGACCGTGGCGGTGGATGTGCCGATCACGCACAGGCTCTGGCAACAGGAAATGTTCGTCCCGATCACGATGATCCATCCCGTCAAGGACCTCCAGGAAGCCATGGACCTGGCCAATAGCGTTAAATATGGGCTGACGGCCGGCTTCTATGGCACGGAAGAGGAAGTGGGCTGGTTCTTCGATAATATCGAGGCAGGTGTGGTCTACGCCAACAGGCCGCAGGGCGCCACAACCGGTGCCTGGCCTGGATTCCAGCCTTTTGGTGGGTGGAAGGGCTCCGGAGCCAGCGGCAAGAACGCTGGTGGCCTGTATTACCTGCCGCTCTACATGCATGAACAAAGCCGGACCTTTATCAAAAGGGCCTAG
- a CDS encoding redoxin domain-containing protein: protein MAQLRQDYALFTQRNVAVIAVGPESVYKFKTYWDENDLPFIGLADPEQTAARRYEQEINLFKLGRMPAQIIIDKGGIVRYAHYSNSMSDIPHNEEILAVIDEIAGES from the coding sequence ATGGCGCAGTTGCGCCAGGACTATGCCCTTTTCACCCAGCGGAATGTCGCGGTGATCGCCGTGGGGCCCGAATCCGTCTATAAGTTCAAAACCTATTGGGACGAGAACGACCTGCCCTTCATCGGCCTAGCCGACCCGGAGCAGACCGCTGCCCGCCGCTATGAGCAGGAGATCAACCTCTTCAAGTTGGGCCGTATGCCCGCCCAGATCATCATCGACAAGGGCGGCATCGTGCGCTATGCCCATTATTCCAATTCCATGTCAGATATTCCCCATAACGAGGAAATCCTGGCAGTGATTGACGAAATTGCCGGAGAATCGTAA
- a CDS encoding DUF2812 domain-containing protein, translated as MAERVVEHKWFWAWQDDKEERWLEEMSKSGLHLVSPGYFGRYEFKKGRPQKCFYRLDFISQNQNHEDYYQLFADAGWEHIGEFGGWQYFRKLDDGQGDAEIFTDVTSKIEKYRRVLLILVILTPIYLLPLNLRNMIEGDTGWLMNAIFVVWWCILSLMMFSIIKMIHRINALKNTLKQ; from the coding sequence ATGGCGGAGAGAGTTGTTGAACATAAGTGGTTTTGGGCCTGGCAGGATGATAAGGAAGAGCGTTGGCTTGAAGAGATGTCAAAAAGCGGTCTTCATCTGGTTTCGCCGGGTTACTTTGGCCGGTATGAGTTTAAAAAGGGTCGACCCCAGAAATGTTTTTACCGATTGGATTTCATTTCTCAAAACCAGAATCATGAAGATTATTACCAGCTATTTGCGGATGCCGGCTGGGAACATATTGGAGAATTTGGTGGTTGGCAATATTTCAGGAAACTTGATGACGGTCAGGGGGACGCTGAAATTTTCACGGATGTTACCAGCAAGATAGAAAAATACCGGAGAGTTTTACTAATCTTGGTGATATTAACCCCGATCTACCTCTTACCTTTAAACTTAAGAAATATGATTGAAGGGGATACTGGTTGGTTGATGAATGCTATTTTTGTGGTTTGGTGGTGCATTCTTTCTTTGATGATGTTTAGTATCATCAAGATGATCCATCGGATAAATGCGCTGAAAAATACGCTAAAACAATAA
- a CDS encoding carbohydrate kinase family protein — protein MSSSLPNQYLRFVLAGCINEDFILPISGSPQNSVLGGNLPYAAAGLALWGSTAGMIARVGDDFPMPWLDRFHQLGFDFSGIKKVEGEMNVRRFIAHQDEAVSFEDNPMQHYVDRGYPFPQRLLGYKVRPLVPMDPNAPGKQSIQISDIPEYYLEASGVHICPIDHLSHIILPSVFRQGRATTVTLTPSPRYMTPTFLSELPGLFSEITALIVHEKEVRALFQGRGSDLWEMAAALGKMGPEFIVIQTDRSGYYLYDQITHKRWVIPQYPSRIADPTGGLDAFAGGFLVGYREDYDPLAASLKGAIAASLTVEGSGVYYALDAMPGLRDARLESLRGLVREI, from the coding sequence ATGAGCTCATCCCTCCCAAACCAATATCTTCGGTTTGTCCTCGCCGGTTGTATTAATGAGGACTTTATTCTCCCTATCTCAGGATCCCCACAGAATTCAGTTCTGGGGGGAAACCTCCCTTATGCCGCGGCGGGGCTTGCCCTGTGGGGCAGTACGGCAGGGATGATTGCCAGAGTGGGGGATGATTTTCCGATGCCATGGCTGGATCGGTTCCACCAACTCGGTTTTGACTTTAGCGGGATCAAGAAGGTGGAAGGCGAGATGAATGTCCGGCGGTTTATTGCCCATCAGGATGAAGCCGTATCTTTCGAGGATAACCCGATGCAACATTATGTGGACCGGGGCTATCCCTTCCCTCAGCGGCTGCTGGGCTATAAAGTTCGGCCACTGGTTCCCATGGACCCTAATGCCCCAGGAAAACAATCAATCCAGATTTCCGATATTCCCGAATATTACCTGGAGGCCAGCGGGGTGCACATTTGTCCGATAGATCACCTTTCGCATATTATCCTGCCCTCCGTTTTCCGCCAAGGTCGGGCCACCACAGTCACCCTGACGCCCTCGCCCAGGTATATGACGCCGACTTTTTTGAGTGAGCTTCCCGGGCTGTTTTCTGAGATCACAGCTCTGATCGTGCATGAAAAAGAAGTCCGTGCACTATTTCAGGGACGAGGCTCAGACCTGTGGGAGATGGCAGCAGCTTTGGGTAAGATGGGGCCTGAATTCATCGTGATCCAGACGGACCGCTCCGGTTATTATCTGTATGATCAGATCACCCATAAACGCTGGGTGATTCCCCAATATCCCTCCAGAATTGCTGACCCGACTGGGGGCCTGGATGCCTTTGCGGGTGGATTTCTCGTCGGCTATCGTGAGGATTATGACCCCCTGGCAGCGTCTCTGAAGGGCGCTATTGCAGCCTCTCTGACCGTGGAAGGCAGCGGTGTTTATTATGCGCTGGACGCCATGCCCGGTTTGCGGGACGCGCGGCTTGAGTCCCTGAGGGGATTGGTCAGAGAAATTTAG
- a CDS encoding polyphosphate kinase 2 family protein, translating into MDQHFVKPGSKVKLNDLPTRSDGNILKADGKAQLVVLATQLADLQELLYAEHKQKVLIVLQGMDTSGKDSTIRHVFGDVNPQGTNVYGFKVPTQQELDHDYLWRVHKNTPGKGEIAIFNRSHYEDVLVVRVHSLVSKAVWGKRYDQINAFEKLLADEGTTILKFCLHISKEEQAERFLARLDRPTKHWKFNPGDLEEREYWNDYMDAYEDMINRTSTDWAPWIVVPSDQKWYRNLIVAETIVKTLQGLDMHFPKEVPDIEKYRDILEEMVAKES; encoded by the coding sequence ATGGACCAGCATTTTGTAAAACCTGGATCAAAAGTCAAACTGAATGATTTGCCGACCCGTTCGGATGGGAACATTTTGAAAGCGGACGGCAAAGCCCAACTGGTGGTGTTGGCCACACAGCTCGCCGATCTGCAGGAACTCCTATATGCCGAACATAAACAGAAGGTCCTGATCGTCTTGCAGGGCATGGACACCAGCGGCAAGGATAGCACCATCCGCCACGTCTTTGGTGATGTCAATCCTCAGGGCACTAATGTTTATGGCTTTAAAGTGCCCACCCAGCAGGAATTGGACCATGACTATCTTTGGCGGGTGCATAAGAACACGCCCGGCAAAGGTGAAATTGCGATCTTCAACCGCTCGCATTATGAGGATGTGTTGGTTGTCCGAGTGCATAGCCTGGTTTCCAAAGCCGTTTGGGGGAAGCGCTATGACCAGATCAACGCTTTTGAGAAGCTTCTGGCTGATGAAGGTACCACCATCCTGAAATTCTGTTTGCATATCAGCAAGGAAGAACAGGCGGAACGTTTCCTGGCCCGGCTTGATCGTCCCACCAAACACTGGAAGTTCAATCCAGGTGATTTGGAGGAGCGAGAATATTGGAACGATTATATGGACGCCTATGAGGATATGATCAACCGAACCAGCACGGATTGGGCTCCCTGGATCGTTGTACCGTCTGACCAAAAATGGTATCGGAACCTGATCGTGGCTGAGACGATTGTCAAAACGCTGCAAGGTCTGGATATGCACTTCCCCAAAGAGGTGCCCGATATCGAAAAGTACCGGGATATCCTTGAGGAGATGGTTGCTAAGGAATCCTGA
- a CDS encoding AAA family ATPase, whose protein sequence is MDLFDHALEERMQQEAPLADRMRPQILDEIVGQDHIIGEGRLLRRAIQADRLFSSIILYGPPGTGKTTLARVISNLTKAHFESLSAVLAGVADLRKVITEATERRRLYQRRTILFIDEVHRWNKAQQDALLPHVESGLVTLIGATTQNPYFDVIKALVSRSRVFEMHSLTEEDIRAIMLRALQDPERGYGKLKVELAPEALAHLARMAGGDARNVLNALELAVETTPPDKDSVVRIGLDVAQESIQKRAVLYDKTDDAHYDTISAFIKSVRGSDPDAAVYWLAKMLHAGEDPRFILRRLIILAGEDIGLADPQGLVVANAAAQAFEYIGFPEGIFPIVEATLYLATAPKSNSAFAYHAALAEIEDNGVGPVPIHLMDSSRDAKGLGHGVGYDYPHSHEGHWTPQQYLPSTVLGKHFYEPTDQGYEAQVQERVRLWREAQDKVLLEENQDKKAS, encoded by the coding sequence ATGGATCTATTTGACCATGCCCTCGAAGAACGAATGCAGCAAGAAGCCCCCCTGGCAGACCGAATGCGGCCGCAGATCCTGGATGAGATTGTTGGCCAGGATCACATCATAGGGGAAGGTCGTCTGCTGCGCCGGGCTATCCAGGCTGACAGGCTCTTTTCCTCGATCATCCTCTATGGCCCCCCTGGCACCGGAAAGACCACGCTGGCGAGGGTCATCTCCAACCTGACCAAAGCACATTTTGAAAGCCTTTCTGCCGTGCTGGCAGGTGTGGCTGACCTGCGCAAGGTGATCACCGAGGCAACCGAACGCCGGCGGCTCTATCAGCGGCGGACCATCCTTTTTATTGACGAGGTCCATCGCTGGAACAAAGCCCAACAGGATGCCCTGCTCCCGCATGTCGAGAGTGGTTTAGTTACCCTGATTGGCGCCACAACCCAGAACCCCTATTTTGACGTTATCAAAGCGCTTGTTTCCCGTTCACGGGTATTCGAGATGCACTCCCTGACCGAAGAGGACATCCGAGCGATCATGCTGCGTGCTCTGCAAGACCCTGAGCGCGGTTACGGCAAACTGAAAGTTGAACTGGCGCCGGAGGCCCTGGCACACCTGGCCCGCATGGCTGGGGGAGATGCCCGCAATGTGCTCAACGCCCTGGAATTGGCCGTGGAAACCACACCGCCGGATAAGGACAGTGTGGTCCGGATTGGACTGGATGTGGCTCAGGAGTCGATCCAGAAGCGGGCGGTGCTCTATGATAAGACCGATGACGCCCATTATGACACCATCTCAGCCTTCATCAAATCCGTGCGCGGCTCTGACCCGGATGCGGCGGTTTACTGGCTGGCGAAGATGCTCCACGCCGGTGAGGACCCACGCTTTATCCTTCGGCGGCTGATCATCCTGGCCGGTGAAGACATTGGCCTGGCAGACCCGCAGGGACTGGTGGTGGCTAATGCTGCCGCACAGGCCTTTGAATATATCGGCTTTCCTGAGGGGATTTTCCCGATAGTGGAAGCGACCCTCTATCTGGCAACAGCACCGAAATCCAATTCCGCCTTTGCCTATCATGCGGCTCTGGCAGAGATTGAGGATAATGGCGTTGGCCCCGTACCGATTCATTTGATGGATTCCAGCCGCGATGCCAAGGGGCTGGGGCATGGCGTAGGCTATGATTACCCCCACAGCCATGAAGGGCACTGGACGCCCCAGCAATACCTCCCGAGCACTGTCCTGGGCAAGCATTTTTACGAGCCCACTGATCAGGGCTATGAAGCTCAGGTGCAGGAGCGTGTGAGGCTGTGGCGTGAGGCGCAGGATAAGGTCTTATTGGAAGAAAACCAGGATAAGAAGGCCTCCTGA